The following nucleotide sequence is from Plectropomus leopardus isolate mb unplaced genomic scaffold, YSFRI_Pleo_2.0 unplaced_scaffold16926, whole genome shotgun sequence.
tgtgtctgtgtgtgtgtgtgtgtgtgtgtgtttgtttgtattaacacgtgtgtgtgtgtattaatgtgtgtgtgtgtgtgtgtgtgtattaatgcgtgtgtgtgtgtgtgtattaatgcgtgtgtgtgtgtctgcagcacacCCTGACAGGTCACAGTGGGAAGGTGCTGTCAGCTCGCTTCCTATTGGACAACACTCGGATCGTGTCAGGGAGCTACGATCGAACCCTCAAACTGTGGGACCTCCGCAACAAAGTCTGTACGTGAATGGCCAGTTTGGACAGGTGATGTAATTCACCTCGTCCCCTGTCCTCACTTGTGGTGTCTCGCCTGTGCAGGTACAAAGACGGTGTTTGCAGGTTCCAGCTGTAACGACATCGTGTGCACGGAGCAGTGTGTCATGAGCGGACACTTCGACAAGAAGGTTCGATTCTGGGACATCAGGTATGAAGTCTTCTCTAAACAGGGCTCGTACGGTCATGGAAAAACCTGGAACGGTCCTGGAAATTTGTGTCACAAACCTGGGTGATAACACATGaatgttcaaggaccatcagaaaatttgaaaatccaaatgtgatttgtgtttttacagtttgtggctGATAAACGGGTTCGTCgggtgatttttaatgaaaacatgttgttaCGTACATACCATGTTGTCTTAATATGCTGTGTAGTTCTGTATGTTGTCATACATGTTCAGTATGTCTTAATACATGTTCTGTGTCAGAGCCGAGAGCATCGTGAaggagctggagctgctgggCAGAGTGACGTCTCTGGACCTGAACCACGATCGCACCGAGCTGCTCACCTGCTCCAGAGACGACCTGGTCAAGATCATCGACCTGCGCACCAACGCTGTCCGCCAGACCTTCAGGTCAGTGACTGAGCCGGCCTCTGAAAGGACAGGAGTGAGCTGGCCCCTGATAGGACAGGAGTGAGCCGGCCCCTGATAGGACAGTGACTGAGCCAGCCCATGATAGGACAGGAGTGAGCTGGCCC
It contains:
- the LOC121964726 gene encoding autophagy-related protein 16-1-like — translated: MAPAAGHTLTGHSGKVLSARFLLDNTRIVSGSYDRTLKLWDLRNKVCTKTVFAGSSCNDIVCTEQCVMSGHFDKKVRFWDIRAESIVKELELLGRVTSLDLNHDRTELLTCSRDDLVKIIDLRTNAVRQTFRSVTEPASERTGVSWPLIGQE